In Flavobacterium sp. N1736, the following are encoded in one genomic region:
- a CDS encoding SDR family oxidoreductase gives MQKTIFITGASTGLGKSTAKLFQSKGWQVIATMRNPEKETELNQLENVIVLPLDVTNQEQIDSVIKSVTEKYSVDVVLNNAGYGLIGALESLENEQIERQIITNLFGVIRVSKAFIAHLREKKSGTFINITSTFGLMGFPTCSIYSATKFAVDGFSESLASELTQFGIQVKVVAPGGMQTDFAIRSMEVGQHEAYEKLALEVSKGYSAEKLESYTKAEDVAQIIYEAATDNKNQLRYIAGNDANALYNERLSLGAETQVQNIKSMFTF, from the coding sequence ATGCAAAAGACAATTTTTATTACAGGAGCTTCAACAGGTTTAGGAAAATCAACAGCAAAATTATTTCAAAGCAAAGGATGGCAGGTAATTGCGACAATGCGTAATCCTGAAAAAGAAACAGAATTAAATCAATTAGAAAATGTAATTGTACTTCCGTTAGATGTTACAAATCAGGAACAAATTGATTCTGTGATTAAAAGTGTTACTGAAAAATATTCGGTTGATGTGGTGTTAAACAATGCCGGATATGGTTTAATTGGTGCTTTAGAATCTTTGGAAAATGAACAAATCGAACGCCAGATTATAACGAATTTATTTGGTGTAATCAGGGTTTCAAAGGCATTTATAGCTCATTTACGAGAGAAAAAAAGCGGTACTTTTATCAATATTACTTCGACTTTTGGGTTAATGGGTTTTCCGACTTGTTCTATTTACAGCGCTACAAAATTTGCGGTTGACGGTTTTTCTGAAAGTCTGGCGTCTGAATTAACGCAATTTGGAATTCAGGTAAAAGTAGTAGCACCGGGCGGCATGCAAACTGATTTTGCAATTCGCTCTATGGAAGTTGGTCAGCATGAAGCTTACGAAAAATTAGCGCTGGAAGTAAGCAAAGGATATAGCGCAGAAAAATTAGAGAGTTATACAAAAGCCGAAGATGTAGCTCAAATTATTTATGAAGCTGCGACTGATAATAAAAATCAGCTTCGATATATTGCCGGAAATGATGCTAATGCTTTATATAATGAACGATTGAGTTTAGGCGCCGAAACACAGGTGCAAAATATCAAATCAATGTTTACTTTTTAA
- a CDS encoding sugar-binding domain-containing protein, translated as MIKHKKILQNTTITLALLLSIACFPQGKKARIIEDFNKNWNFKLGDYPNAIQSDFNVTDWRSLQLPHDWSIEGDFNKDNTTKQAQGFLPAGKGWYRKVFTVPASWKSKVVSVEFDGVFKNSEVFINGHSLGIRPNGYISFGYDVSQYLDFGRQNIIAVKVDNDAQPNSRWYTGSGIYRNVRLIVTEQLHVGEWGTFVTTPEISKEKASVHLEVEVKNAFDTEKEFILVSTIFDKNNDEVAEAQSTGEIAANSSSKKSQDFTLKKPKLWDTENPYLYKIITKIYEKGELADNYETPLGVRYFNFDAEKGFSLNGKPMKILGVCLHHDNGALGAVENIHALKRKLTILKEMGTNAIRMSHNPHSLEMMQLCDEMGFIVQDEAFDVWKKKKVTNDYNKDWDAWHKKDLEDFIKRDRNHPSVMMWSIGNEIREQFDSTGIAITRELAQIVKSLDTTRPVTSALTENVIEKNFIYQSGALDLLGFNYKHEDYKDFPTRFKGQKIIASESVSALETRGHYDFPSDGIKAWPPKHNAPFDGNADWTVSAFDNVKSYWGATHEENWKTIKKQDFMAGTFIWTGFDYIGEPDPYPYPARSSYFGIVDLAGFPKDVYYMYQSEWTTKPVLHIFPHWNWKKDQEVDVWAYYNNADEVELFLNGKSLGKKPKQNDDLHISWRVKFEPGTLKAISRKNGKVVLEKEIHTAGEAYKIDLKADKTTIKNDTYDLVYVTVSIVDKDGNLLPNATDLINFEVLGGGKLVGVDNGYQANLDSFKANSCKLFNGKCIAIIQSNGKREKIQLKASTGNGIPVSVLDLKVD; from the coding sequence ATGATTAAACATAAAAAGATTTTACAAAACACAACAATCACCTTAGCATTATTGCTTTCTATCGCCTGTTTTCCGCAAGGAAAAAAAGCAAGAATCATTGAAGATTTCAATAAAAACTGGAATTTTAAATTAGGTGATTATCCAAACGCAATTCAGTCTGATTTTAATGTTACAGATTGGAGATCGCTTCAATTACCTCATGATTGGAGTATTGAAGGAGACTTTAATAAAGATAATACAACGAAACAGGCGCAAGGTTTTTTGCCGGCTGGAAAAGGCTGGTATCGTAAAGTTTTTACTGTTCCTGCAAGTTGGAAAAGCAAAGTGGTTTCTGTTGAGTTTGATGGGGTTTTTAAAAATAGTGAAGTCTTTATTAACGGACATTCTTTAGGAATTCGTCCAAACGGTTATATTTCTTTTGGGTATGATGTATCGCAATATTTAGATTTTGGCAGACAAAATATCATTGCTGTAAAGGTCGATAATGATGCTCAGCCAAATTCAAGATGGTACACGGGATCGGGAATTTACAGAAATGTGCGTTTGATTGTTACCGAACAACTGCATGTTGGCGAATGGGGAACTTTTGTAACGACGCCGGAAATTTCAAAAGAAAAAGCTTCGGTTCATTTAGAAGTTGAGGTTAAGAATGCTTTTGATACTGAAAAGGAATTTATATTGGTTTCTACCATTTTTGATAAAAATAATGATGAAGTTGCCGAAGCACAATCAACAGGGGAAATTGCGGCAAATTCATCTTCAAAAAAGAGTCAGGATTTTACTTTAAAAAAGCCAAAACTTTGGGATACGGAAAATCCATATCTCTATAAAATTATCACTAAAATTTATGAGAAAGGTGAATTGGCTGATAATTACGAAACGCCGCTTGGAGTTCGTTATTTTAATTTTGATGCCGAAAAAGGATTTTCATTAAACGGAAAACCAATGAAAATTTTAGGTGTTTGTTTACATCATGATAACGGTGCTTTGGGCGCGGTTGAAAATATTCATGCGTTGAAAAGAAAATTGACAATTTTAAAAGAAATGGGAACAAATGCGATCAGAATGTCTCATAATCCGCATTCGTTAGAAATGATGCAATTGTGCGACGAAATGGGTTTTATTGTTCAGGATGAAGCTTTTGATGTTTGGAAAAAGAAAAAAGTAACCAACGATTACAATAAAGATTGGGACGCGTGGCACAAAAAAGATTTAGAAGATTTTATTAAAAGAGACCGCAATCATCCATCGGTTATGATGTGGAGTATTGGTAACGAAATTCGCGAACAATTTGACAGTACAGGAATTGCGATTACGCGAGAATTGGCTCAAATTGTAAAATCGTTAGATACAACGCGTCCCGTAACTTCGGCTTTGACCGAAAATGTTATTGAGAAAAATTTCATTTATCAATCCGGCGCTTTGGATCTTTTGGGTTTCAATTATAAACATGAAGATTATAAAGATTTTCCAACGCGTTTTAAAGGGCAAAAAATAATAGCTTCTGAAAGTGTTTCGGCTCTTGAAACTCGTGGACATTATGATTTTCCTTCAGATGGAATTAAAGCCTGGCCTCCAAAACACAATGCGCCGTTTGACGGAAATGCAGATTGGACGGTTTCGGCTTTTGATAATGTAAAATCGTATTGGGGCGCGACACACGAAGAAAATTGGAAAACGATCAAGAAACAGGATTTCATGGCAGGAACTTTTATCTGGACAGGATTCGATTATATTGGTGAACCGGATCCGTATCCGTATCCGGCTAGAAGTTCTTATTTCGGAATTGTAGATTTAGCGGGTTTCCCAAAAGATGTCTATTATATGTACCAAAGCGAATGGACGACGAAACCTGTACTGCATATTTTTCCGCATTGGAATTGGAAAAAAGATCAGGAAGTTGATGTTTGGGCTTATTACAATAATGCTGATGAAGTTGAACTATTCTTAAACGGAAAATCTCTAGGCAAAAAACCGAAACAAAATGACGATTTGCATATTTCGTGGCGCGTGAAATTTGAACCGGGAACATTAAAAGCAATTTCGAGAAAAAACGGAAAAGTAGTTTTGGAAAAAGAAATTCATACTGCCGGAGAAGCTTATAAAATAGATTTAAAAGCTGATAAAACGACAATCAAAAATGATACTTACGATTTGGTTTACGTTACGGTTTCTATCGTAGATAAGGATGGAAATTTATTGCCAAACGCAACTGATTTAATCAATTTTGAAGTTCTTGGCGGCGGAAAATTAGTTGGTGTTGATAACGGATATCAGGCTAATCTGGATTCTTTTAAAGCGAATTCCTGTAAATTATTTAACGGAAAATGTATAGCGATTATTCAGTCGAATGGAAAGAGGGAGAAGATTCAGTTGAAGGCTTCAACAGGAAATGGAATTCCGGTTTCTGTTCTTGATTTAAAAGTGGATTAG